In Myxococcus stipitatus, the following are encoded in one genomic region:
- a CDS encoding MoxR family ATPase, with product MESAAPAPRPATDASSDDLRAVEELAQARNAIVAQIEKRVVGQREVVEHLLISLFSRGHCLFVGVPGLAKTLLISTLADVLNLSFNRIQFTPDLMPSDITGTDILEEDRNTGRRNFRFVQGPLFANIILADEVNRTPPKTQAALLQAMQEYRITAGGHTYPLDLPFLVFATQNPIEQEGTYPLPEAQLDRFMFLVDVGYPTAEEEVQIVKSTTGGEQPKLEKILSPERILALQELVRRVPVPDHVVRFAVELVRNTRPKEAGVPDFVAKNVSWGAGPRASQYLVLAAKARAILQGRFVATVEDVRALARPVLRHRVLPNFTAESEGITSVKLVDQLLGVVKG from the coding sequence ATGGAAAGCGCCGCCCCTGCCCCACGCCCCGCGACCGACGCCTCGAGCGACGACCTCCGCGCAGTCGAAGAGCTTGCCCAGGCTCGCAACGCCATCGTCGCCCAGATTGAGAAGCGCGTCGTCGGCCAGCGCGAAGTGGTGGAGCACCTGCTCATCTCGCTCTTCAGCCGGGGCCACTGCCTCTTCGTCGGTGTGCCGGGCCTCGCCAAGACGCTGCTCATCTCCACGCTGGCGGACGTGCTCAACCTGTCCTTCAACCGCATCCAGTTCACCCCGGACCTGATGCCGTCGGACATCACCGGTACGGACATCCTGGAAGAGGACCGCAACACCGGCCGGCGCAACTTCCGCTTCGTGCAGGGGCCGCTGTTCGCCAACATCATCCTGGCGGACGAGGTGAACCGCACGCCGCCCAAGACGCAGGCCGCGCTGCTGCAAGCCATGCAGGAGTACCGCATCACCGCGGGTGGCCACACCTATCCGCTGGACCTGCCCTTCCTCGTCTTCGCCACGCAGAACCCCATCGAGCAGGAAGGCACCTACCCGCTGCCCGAGGCGCAGCTGGACCGCTTCATGTTCCTGGTGGACGTGGGCTACCCCACCGCCGAGGAAGAGGTGCAAATCGTCAAGAGCACCACCGGCGGCGAGCAGCCCAAGCTCGAGAAGATTCTCTCCCCCGAGCGCATCCTCGCCCTCCAGGAGCTGGTGCGGCGCGTGCCGGTGCCGGACCACGTGGTGCGCTTCGCGGTGGAGCTGGTGCGCAACACCCGTCCCAAGGAGGCCGGCGTGCCGGACTTCGTGGCGAAGAACGTGTCCTGGGGCGCGGGCCCCCGCGCGAGCCAGTACCTGGTGCTCGCGGCGAAGGCGCGCGCGATTCTCCAGGGCCGCTTCGTGGCCACGGTGGAGGACGTGCGGGCGCTGGCGCGTCCGGTGCTGCGCCACCGCGTGCTCCCCAACTTCACCGCGGAGAGCGAGGGCATCACCTCCGTGAAGCTCGTCGACCAGCTGCTCGGCGTGGTGAAGGGCTAG
- a CDS encoding metalloregulator ArsR/SmtB family transcription factor has product MTCRNVPTYLLGMEKLDVFTALANPVRREILVRLRKGPRKVGDLASHFDLGRPAVSEHLQVLRKARLVREEPRGRERYYHLDPRPLGEVESWLEVFERYWTQRLGDLEQLLEEEEKEDG; this is encoded by the coding sequence TTGACGTGTCGGAATGTTCCGACGTATCTCCTGGGCATGGAGAAGCTGGATGTCTTCACGGCGCTCGCGAACCCGGTGCGGCGCGAGATTCTGGTGCGGTTGCGCAAGGGGCCGCGGAAGGTGGGTGACCTTGCCAGTCACTTCGACCTGGGGCGTCCCGCGGTCTCGGAACACTTGCAGGTGTTGCGCAAGGCGCGGCTCGTTCGCGAGGAGCCTCGGGGGCGGGAGCGCTACTACCACCTGGACCCGCGTCCGCTGGGCGAGGTCGAGTCGTGGCTGGAGGTCTTCGAGCGCTACTGGACGCAGCGGCTCGGGGACCTCGAACAATTGCTCGAAGAGGAAGAGAAGGAGGACGGCTGA
- a CDS encoding SRPBCC domain-containing protein: MKESGTIQVEHVYAKAPARVWRALTEPELVARWWATGDIRAEVGHRFTMDMGPWGMQACEVLAVDPERLFRFRFALNTVVTWELVPEGAGTRLKLTHEGFDLDSPMGRRAFEGMRPGWPGVLARVATVLD, translated from the coding sequence ATGAAGGAATCCGGGACGATTCAAGTGGAGCATGTCTATGCGAAGGCGCCGGCGCGGGTGTGGCGCGCGCTCACGGAGCCGGAGTTGGTTGCGCGTTGGTGGGCCACGGGCGACATCCGCGCGGAGGTGGGGCACCGCTTCACGATGGACATGGGGCCGTGGGGGATGCAGGCCTGCGAGGTGCTGGCGGTGGACCCGGAGCGGCTGTTCCGGTTCCGCTTCGCCCTGAACACCGTCGTCACGTGGGAGCTCGTGCCCGAGGGGGCGGGCACTCGGTTGAAGCTGACTCACGAGGGCTTCGACCTGGATTCTCCCATGGGCCGCCGCGCGTTCGAGGGGATGAGGCCGGGTTGGCCTGGCGTGCTCGCGCGGGTGGCGACGGTGCTCGACTGA
- a CDS encoding TIGR02266 family protein: MDQGRRTTDRKSVGLLVKLKHESVGSFAEEFATNLSPGGMFIRSRTPQPVGTPVKFEVQIAGGVRVLRGTANVRWVREVGDPSGPPGMGLQFHELDPASRALVDMMLLQRRPEAPIAPVSPLPAIAPAVAPLAPAIAPLAPAVAPVRVTPVAPAPQAQQGAALDSLFDDLEAPPPPAADSDVDIPLDELIASTPPPPDAGPGDEPLPGLDFEMGGDDAPLAMGAILDEPPIEVGITVEVESSSSVPAQAGVPMEFDLDLTEAAVTSAPAGASSRPGAAKAGGAEFELDFSDVVEELPTVSAVRPVAPPRAPAAAKSGGGSTEFDLDLSDAVEELPAAPAARPAVVPPAPPVAATRPAAVPPAHKQSKASLEFELDFSDAMEELPPAAPPPAPTKSRSLGGAFEFDLDLSDMKAGGSPGVAAPRVPAPPPVETPRVSPLPVGFPPPPPPASAFQPPPPPASAFQPPPPPASAFQPPPPPASAFQPPPPPSASPALPNVRREAPRAPDPVSTPTLLTPAAKPSAPTAPPLDERGLPKTVFLPPPPQIAGTGPVIGIDLGTTNSCVALLSNGRPIVLRSREGYNTIPSVISLNNQNKLLVSHRAKNQLVLRPQHTIYGAKRLVGRPYDSAVVNQVRERFHYDIVPDAAGRAAVRLGDAVLSLEEVQAIILRECKEMAEAHLNQKVERAVVTVPAYYSEPQREAVRKSGILAGLKIERILNEPTSAALAYGLNRELNKKVLVYDLGGGTFDATILKIEKNVFEVLGTGGDIFLGGIDFDNLIVDFLLQRFQEKEGLAFNGDGIALSRVSDAAERAKMALSERASFEVHIPMLMMDDAGRPRDLRVVMNRQELEKICDPLLSRTVDVVRDVLLDAKLKASEVDDIILVGGMSRMPLVRDKLKGLFGKSAQASVNADEAVALGAALYSGSVDKVSSVVLIDVLPMTVGVAMPGGAFKRVIERNSPLPAQRSFAISTNKDNEEFLELSLFQGEDNHISANEYLGTVRIEGLPKGPKGSVRVAVTIKLDSECVLHVEAREYSTRKEVKATLATRYSPEELQKQLQVSKESVKAAEERRGADLKERAGGFWRFVKKALGRK; this comes from the coding sequence ATGGATCAAGGCAGGCGCACCACGGACCGGAAATCAGTGGGTCTGTTGGTGAAGCTCAAGCATGAGAGCGTGGGGAGCTTCGCGGAGGAGTTCGCCACCAACCTGAGCCCGGGCGGGATGTTCATCCGTTCGCGCACCCCGCAGCCCGTGGGGACACCCGTCAAGTTCGAGGTGCAGATCGCCGGAGGGGTGCGCGTGCTGCGCGGCACCGCCAACGTGCGCTGGGTCCGCGAAGTGGGGGACCCCTCGGGGCCTCCTGGCATGGGCCTCCAGTTCCATGAGCTGGACCCGGCGAGCCGCGCGCTCGTGGACATGATGCTGTTGCAGCGCAGGCCGGAGGCGCCCATCGCCCCCGTGTCGCCGCTGCCCGCGATTGCTCCGGCCGTGGCGCCGCTGGCTCCCGCGATTGCTCCGCTGGCGCCGGCTGTTGCCCCCGTGCGGGTGACGCCCGTGGCTCCGGCTCCGCAGGCGCAGCAGGGCGCGGCGCTGGATTCGCTGTTCGATGACTTGGAGGCTCCGCCGCCTCCAGCCGCGGACAGCGATGTGGATATTCCGCTCGATGAGCTCATCGCGAGCACGCCGCCGCCTCCCGATGCGGGGCCCGGAGATGAGCCTTTGCCCGGGCTCGATTTCGAGATGGGCGGCGATGACGCTCCGTTGGCGATGGGGGCGATTCTCGACGAGCCTCCCATCGAGGTGGGCATCACGGTCGAGGTGGAGAGCTCCTCGTCGGTGCCGGCGCAGGCCGGTGTGCCGATGGAGTTCGACCTGGACCTGACGGAGGCGGCGGTCACGTCGGCTCCGGCTGGCGCTTCCTCGCGTCCGGGGGCCGCGAAGGCGGGTGGGGCGGAGTTCGAGCTGGATTTCAGCGATGTGGTGGAAGAACTCCCGACCGTGTCCGCCGTGCGTCCGGTTGCTCCACCGCGGGCCCCCGCGGCCGCGAAGTCGGGTGGCGGGTCGACGGAGTTCGACCTGGATTTGAGCGATGCGGTGGAAGAGCTTCCGGCCGCCCCCGCTGCGCGCCCGGCGGTGGTTCCTCCTGCCCCTCCCGTGGCCGCCACGCGCCCGGCTGCCGTGCCTCCAGCGCACAAGCAGAGCAAGGCGAGTCTTGAGTTTGAGTTGGATTTCAGCGACGCGATGGAGGAGTTGCCTCCGGCCGCGCCACCTCCGGCTCCGACGAAGTCTCGCTCGTTGGGGGGGGCGTTCGAGTTCGATCTGGATTTGTCGGACATGAAGGCGGGGGGCTCGCCTGGCGTTGCGGCTCCTCGCGTTCCCGCGCCGCCTCCCGTCGAAACACCACGGGTGTCTCCGCTGCCGGTTGGATTCCCGCCGCCTCCGCCTCCGGCCTCTGCGTTCCAGCCGCCTCCGCCTCCGGCCTCTGCGTTCCAGCCGCCTCCGCCTCCGGCCTCTGCGTTCCAGCCGCCTCCGCCTCCGGCCTCTGCGTTCCAGCCGCCTCCGCCGCCCAGCGCGTCACCCGCGCTGCCGAACGTTCGTCGCGAGGCTCCTCGTGCTCCGGACCCCGTTTCCACTCCCACGCTGCTGACGCCAGCCGCGAAGCCCTCGGCTCCCACGGCCCCGCCTCTCGATGAGCGCGGCCTGCCGAAGACGGTCTTCCTCCCGCCGCCTCCGCAAATCGCGGGCACGGGCCCAGTCATCGGCATCGACCTGGGCACCACCAACTCGTGCGTGGCGCTCCTGTCCAACGGGCGGCCCATCGTCCTTCGCTCGCGCGAGGGCTACAACACCATCCCGTCGGTCATCTCGCTCAACAACCAGAACAAGCTGCTCGTCAGCCACCGCGCGAAGAACCAGCTGGTCCTCCGTCCGCAGCACACCATCTACGGCGCGAAGCGGCTCGTCGGCCGTCCCTATGACAGCGCCGTGGTGAACCAGGTCCGCGAGCGCTTCCACTACGACATCGTCCCCGATGCCGCCGGACGCGCCGCCGTGCGGCTCGGCGACGCGGTGCTCTCTCTCGAGGAAGTGCAGGCCATCATCCTGCGCGAGTGCAAGGAGATGGCGGAGGCCCACCTCAACCAGAAGGTCGAGCGCGCCGTCGTCACCGTCCCCGCCTACTACTCCGAGCCCCAGCGCGAAGCCGTCCGCAAGTCCGGCATCCTCGCGGGCCTCAAAATCGAGCGCATCCTCAACGAGCCCACCTCGGCCGCGCTCGCGTATGGCCTCAACCGCGAGCTCAACAAGAAGGTCCTCGTCTACGACCTCGGCGGCGGTACTTTCGACGCCACCATCCTCAAAATCGAGAAGAACGTCTTCGAGGTGCTCGGCACCGGCGGCGACATCTTCCTGGGTGGTATCGACTTCGACAACCTCATCGTCGACTTCCTCCTCCAGCGCTTCCAGGAGAAGGAGGGCCTCGCCTTCAACGGCGACGGCATCGCCCTCTCGCGCGTCAGCGACGCCGCCGAGCGCGCCAAGATGGCCCTCTCCGAGCGCGCCAGCTTCGAGGTCCACATCCCCATGCTGATGATGGACGACGCGGGACGCCCCCGTGACCTGCGCGTCGTGATGAACCGTCAGGAGCTGGAGAAGATTTGCGACCCGCTGCTCAGCCGCACCGTCGACGTCGTGCGCGACGTGCTCCTCGACGCGAAGCTCAAGGCCAGCGAGGTCGATGACATCATCCTCGTGGGCGGCATGAGCCGCATGCCGCTCGTGCGCGACAAGCTCAAGGGCCTGTTCGGCAAGAGCGCGCAGGCCAGCGTCAACGCGGACGAGGCCGTGGCGCTCGGCGCCGCGCTCTACTCGGGCTCGGTGGACAAGGTGAGCAGCGTCGTCCTCATCGACGTGCTGCCCATGACGGTGGGCGTGGCCATGCCCGGCGGCGCCTTCAAGCGCGTCATCGAGCGCAACAGCCCGCTGCCCGCCCAGCGCTCCTTCGCCATCAGCACCAACAAGGACAACGAGGAGTTCCTCGAGCTGTCCCTGTTCCAGGGCGAGGACAATCACATCTCCGCCAACGAGTACCTGGGCACCGTGCGCATCGAGGGCCTGCCCAAGGGCCCGAAGGGCTCCGTGCGAGTCGCCGTCACCATCAAGCTGGATTCGGAGTGTGTGCTGCACGTCGAGGCCCGCGAATACTCCACGCGCAAGGAAGTGAAGGCCACGCTGGCCACGCGCTACTCACCCGAGGAGCTCCAGAAGCAGCTCCAGGTCAGCAAGGAGTCCGTGAAGGCCGCCGAGGAGCGCCGGGGCGCGGACCTCAAGGAGCGCGCCGGTGGCTTCTGGCGCTTCGTGAAGAAGGCGCTGGGCCGCAAGTAG
- a CDS encoding ClpX C4-type zinc finger protein translates to MKGPALLTQHTPSRRRCSFCGASEPRAGRLHPGTGGAAICDSCVVRLFAHLDREAFNSIPAEAQRPDEVWTERGPCPPPRPGT, encoded by the coding sequence ATGAAAGGACCCGCGCTCTTGACTCAACACACTCCCTCCCGCCGGCGCTGCTCGTTCTGCGGCGCCTCCGAGCCGCGCGCGGGCCGGCTCCACCCCGGCACCGGCGGGGCCGCCATCTGTGACTCCTGCGTGGTGCGCTTGTTCGCCCACCTGGACCGGGAAGCCTTCAACTCCATCCCCGCCGAGGCCCAACGCCCGGACGAAGTCTGGACCGAAAGAGGCCCATGCCCGCCACCGCGCCCCGGTACCTGA
- the fliB gene encoding flagellin lysine-N-methylase, which produces MPATAPRYLTRFQCLTERCEDTCCAGLVVPVSQARWRILQDAVAGGPDASRVQSFVLPDPGSGAGAEAAYIAKREDGHCTFLDERKLCSLHQKYGEAVLPDACAMFPRVPTRRAERLEVTGSFGCPEVVRLALLAEDALEQVPVDASLAGRPEQARELGAEDAWSRNADRVRSVALHLLERREYPFASRLFMLGELARRLGTFYFRGTEAFREEGAQALLTATLSDFASEKSLTELHQQLDSISLPGGPWAAICGAVLKSRLGAAGSTRFHTWARGVLDSYGGADASPDDVWALHAQRRSKLESTLGPRVEQYFRHYAVNHWLRVPFTDAPSLMDYVFKLALRAAVLRWTLSGHPTVAALCEQEQAPGLDGAGDAQARLDAAAVECFQLSAKHLEQSPELHSLAHGLSGGAGVDALPRMLVLLNGL; this is translated from the coding sequence ATGCCCGCCACCGCGCCCCGGTACCTGACGCGCTTCCAGTGTCTCACCGAGCGGTGCGAGGACACCTGCTGCGCGGGCCTCGTCGTCCCCGTGAGCCAGGCCCGCTGGCGCATCCTCCAGGACGCGGTGGCCGGAGGGCCGGATGCCTCGCGCGTCCAGTCCTTCGTCCTGCCCGACCCGGGGAGCGGCGCGGGCGCCGAGGCCGCGTACATCGCGAAGCGCGAGGACGGACACTGCACGTTCCTCGACGAGCGAAAGCTGTGCTCGCTGCACCAGAAGTACGGCGAGGCCGTGCTGCCGGACGCGTGCGCCATGTTCCCGCGAGTCCCCACGCGCCGCGCGGAGCGGCTCGAGGTGACGGGCTCGTTCGGCTGTCCCGAAGTGGTCCGCTTGGCCCTGCTCGCGGAGGACGCGCTGGAGCAGGTGCCCGTGGACGCCTCCCTCGCGGGGAGGCCCGAACAGGCACGCGAGCTGGGTGCCGAGGACGCCTGGTCGCGAAACGCGGACCGCGTGCGCTCCGTCGCCCTGCACCTCCTGGAGCGGCGTGAGTACCCGTTCGCCTCGCGCCTGTTCATGCTCGGTGAGCTGGCGCGGAGGCTGGGGACCTTCTACTTCCGAGGCACCGAGGCCTTTCGAGAAGAGGGCGCGCAGGCTCTGCTGACCGCGACGCTGAGCGACTTCGCGTCCGAAAAATCGCTCACGGAATTGCACCAGCAACTGGATTCCATCTCCCTCCCCGGAGGTCCCTGGGCCGCCATCTGCGGCGCGGTGCTCAAGTCGCGCCTGGGGGCCGCGGGCAGCACGCGGTTCCACACCTGGGCTCGCGGAGTGCTCGACTCCTACGGTGGCGCGGATGCTTCGCCCGATGACGTCTGGGCCCTCCACGCACAGCGCCGGTCCAAGCTCGAATCCACGCTGGGCCCTCGGGTGGAGCAGTACTTCCGGCACTACGCCGTGAATCACTGGCTGCGAGTCCCCTTCACCGACGCGCCGTCGCTGATGGACTACGTCTTCAAGCTGGCCCTGCGCGCCGCGGTGCTGCGGTGGACGCTGTCGGGCCACCCCACCGTGGCCGCGCTGTGTGAACAAGAGCAAGCGCCGGGACTCGACGGCGCAGGCGATGCACAGGCCCGGTTGGACGCCGCCGCGGTGGAGTGCTTCCAGCTCAGCGCCAAGCACCTCGAGCAATCCCCGGAGCTGCACTCCCTGGCCCACGGGCTCTCGGGCGGCGCGGGGGTGGACGCATTGCCCCGGATGCTCGTGCTCCTCAACGGCTTGTGA
- a CDS encoding DsbA family oxidoreductase, translated as MSEPITVRVWSDFACPWCYIGLQEVKKLRQEFDIEVDWRPYFLNPNTPPEGLPLPAHIREKLKDPNFPLRARAEAAGLKMVFRDITPSTRRAHQATEYARTQGKLEPYHAAILRRYWSEGQDLWHWDTLRGAAEEAGLDPDALQRAVESGEFEKVVEDSVREAREMGVSAVPTFVLGDRFGIQGAQDYAVFRQAMERLGAKPRSAT; from the coding sequence ATGAGCGAGCCCATCACCGTCCGCGTCTGGTCCGACTTCGCCTGTCCCTGGTGCTACATCGGTCTGCAGGAGGTGAAGAAGCTCCGGCAGGAGTTCGACATCGAGGTGGACTGGAGGCCGTACTTCCTCAACCCGAACACACCGCCCGAGGGGCTCCCCCTTCCCGCCCATATCCGCGAGAAGCTGAAGGACCCCAACTTCCCGTTGAGGGCCCGGGCGGAGGCGGCCGGGCTGAAGATGGTGTTCCGCGACATCACCCCTTCCACGCGGCGCGCCCATCAAGCGACGGAGTACGCGAGGACGCAGGGCAAGCTGGAGCCCTACCACGCGGCCATCCTGCGCCGGTACTGGAGCGAGGGTCAGGACCTCTGGCACTGGGACACGCTCCGAGGAGCGGCCGAGGAGGCGGGCCTGGACCCGGACGCGCTCCAGCGCGCCGTCGAGAGCGGCGAGTTCGAGAAGGTGGTGGAGGACTCGGTGCGCGAGGCCCGCGAGATGGGCGTCAGCGCGGTGCCCACGTTCGTGCTCGGCGACCGCTTCGGCATCCAGGGCGCGCAGGACTACGCGGTGTTCCGTCAGGCGATGGAGCGGCTGGGCGCGAAGCCGCGCTCGGCGACCTGA
- a CDS encoding S9 family peptidase, translating into MPLSLVAALALAATPAQARTQPFTHHDMVSMRRLSNPRVSPDGKQVVYVLRTTDLEANRGRNDLWLVNLDGTGSRQLTSHPDSDSDPIWAPDGKSLFFLSSRGGSSQVWRLPVDGGEPLQVTKLPLDVGSFKMSPDGTRLAVGMEVFPDCGTLECTPQRETERSKRKATGRSYDKLFARHWDTWKDGKRSHVFVVPVAGGAPVDVMKGMDADGPTKPFGGPEEFTFTPDSKSVVFTARDVGRAESWSTDLDLFVAPVDGKAKPRKLTEKNRATDTSPVFSPDGKTLAYLAMSRPGYEADRYRVILRSWPGGQERVLAEDWDRSAGSLAWSADSKTLYAAANHMGQQPIFALDVAGGPVRQLTKDGTADSPQPAAEGRVVYVYDDLDSPADLYVMNADGSGAKQITDVNQEALSRVRFGGFEQFEFPGWNNETVRAYVVKPVDFDPKRQYPLAFLIHGGPQGSFGNHFHYRWNPQVYAGRGYVAVMVDFHGSTGYGQAFTDSIRDDWGGKPLEDLQKGVATALQRYPFISKEKKCALGASYGGYMINWIAGNWPDGFKCLVNHDGILDERMGYFDTEELWFPEWEHKGTPWENPEGYGKHSPINHVAKWKTPMMVVHGGQDFRVVETQGLGTFTALQRKGIPSKLLYFPEENHWVLRPANSIQWHDEVLAWLDQWTRN; encoded by the coding sequence TTGCCGCTGTCGCTAGTCGCGGCCCTGGCCCTCGCCGCCACCCCGGCGCAGGCCCGGACCCAGCCGTTCACCCACCACGACATGGTCTCGATGCGCCGGCTGAGCAACCCGCGCGTCTCCCCCGACGGAAAGCAGGTCGTCTACGTCCTGCGCACCACCGACCTGGAGGCCAATCGAGGCCGCAACGATTTGTGGCTCGTCAACCTCGACGGGACGGGCTCACGCCAGCTCACGTCGCATCCGGACTCGGACTCGGACCCCATCTGGGCCCCGGATGGAAAGAGCCTCTTCTTCCTCTCCTCGCGCGGCGGCTCCTCGCAGGTGTGGCGCCTGCCGGTGGACGGCGGCGAGCCGCTCCAGGTGACCAAGCTCCCCCTGGACGTCGGCAGCTTCAAGATGTCCCCCGACGGCACCAGGCTGGCCGTGGGCATGGAGGTGTTCCCCGACTGCGGCACGCTGGAGTGCACCCCCCAGCGCGAGACGGAGCGCTCCAAGCGCAAGGCCACCGGCCGCTCGTATGACAAGCTGTTCGCCCGCCACTGGGACACGTGGAAGGACGGCAAGCGCTCGCACGTGTTCGTCGTCCCCGTGGCCGGCGGCGCGCCCGTGGACGTGATGAAGGGCATGGACGCGGACGGTCCGACCAAGCCCTTCGGCGGCCCGGAGGAGTTCACCTTCACGCCCGACAGCAAGAGCGTCGTCTTCACCGCGCGCGACGTGGGCCGTGCCGAGTCCTGGTCCACCGACTTGGACCTGTTCGTCGCGCCAGTGGATGGCAAGGCCAAGCCGCGCAAGCTCACCGAGAAGAACCGCGCCACGGACACCAGCCCCGTTTTCAGCCCGGATGGCAAGACGCTCGCGTACCTGGCGATGTCGCGCCCGGGCTACGAGGCGGACCGCTACCGCGTCATCCTCCGCTCGTGGCCGGGTGGCCAGGAGCGCGTGCTCGCCGAGGACTGGGACCGCTCCGCGGGCTCGCTGGCGTGGAGCGCGGACAGCAAGACGCTCTACGCGGCGGCGAACCACATGGGCCAGCAGCCCATCTTCGCCCTGGACGTGGCGGGTGGCCCCGTGCGCCAGCTCACGAAGGACGGTACCGCGGACTCCCCGCAGCCGGCCGCCGAGGGTCGCGTCGTCTACGTGTATGACGACCTGGACTCGCCCGCGGACCTGTACGTGATGAACGCGGATGGCTCCGGCGCGAAGCAAATCACGGACGTGAACCAGGAGGCCCTGTCGCGCGTGCGCTTCGGCGGCTTCGAGCAGTTCGAGTTCCCGGGCTGGAACAACGAGACGGTGCGCGCGTACGTGGTGAAGCCGGTCGACTTCGACCCGAAGCGCCAGTACCCGCTGGCCTTCCTCATCCACGGCGGGCCTCAGGGCTCGTTCGGCAACCACTTCCACTACCGATGGAACCCGCAGGTGTACGCGGGCCGCGGCTACGTGGCGGTGATGGTCGACTTCCACGGCTCCACCGGCTACGGCCAGGCCTTCACCGACTCCATCCGCGATGACTGGGGCGGCAAGCCGCTGGAGGACCTGCAGAAGGGCGTGGCGACCGCGCTGCAGCGCTACCCGTTCATCTCCAAGGAGAAGAAGTGCGCGCTGGGCGCGAGCTACGGCGGGTACATGATCAACTGGATTGCCGGCAACTGGCCGGACGGCTTCAAGTGCCTGGTCAACCACGACGGCATCCTCGACGAGCGCATGGGCTACTTCGACACCGAGGAGCTCTGGTTCCCGGAGTGGGAGCACAAGGGCACGCCGTGGGAGAACCCGGAGGGCTACGGCAAGCACAGCCCCATCAACCACGTGGCGAAGTGGAAGACGCCGATGATGGTGGTGCACGGCGGCCAGGACTTCCGCGTCGTGGAGACGCAGGGCCTGGGCACGTTCACCGCGCTCCAGCGCAAGGGCATCCCCTCCAAGCTCCTCTACTTCCCCGAGGAGAACCACTGGGTCCTGCGCCCCGCCAACAGCATCCAGTGGCATGACGAGGTGCTGGCCTGGCTGGACCAGTGGACGCGCAACTAG
- a CDS encoding DUF1622 domain-containing protein produces the protein MDFRPLISLSAQVMELAGVGAMVLGAVFATGLLLLRRQGLQPQEAYRRFRLNMGRAILLGLEFLVAADIIRTVSDEPTLSGVIVLGGIVLIRTFLSFTLTVELEGRWPWQPEPRPSHQPGGHTRSQPSGASGHE, from the coding sequence ATGGACTTCCGGCCACTCATCTCGCTGTCCGCCCAGGTGATGGAGCTCGCGGGCGTGGGCGCCATGGTGCTGGGCGCCGTGTTCGCCACGGGGCTGCTGCTGCTCCGACGCCAGGGACTCCAACCCCAGGAGGCCTACCGGCGCTTCCGGCTCAACATGGGCCGCGCCATCCTGCTCGGCCTGGAGTTCCTCGTCGCCGCGGACATCATCCGCACGGTGAGCGACGAGCCCACCCTCTCGGGGGTCATCGTGCTGGGGGGAATCGTCCTCATCCGGACGTTCCTCAGCTTCACCCTCACCGTGGAGCTCGAGGGCCGCTGGCCGTGGCAACCCGAGCCCAGGCCCTCCCACCAGCCAGGCGGGCACACACGCTCACAGCCCTCCGGCGCCAGCGGCCACGAGTAG